A single window of Vigna unguiculata cultivar IT97K-499-35 chromosome 1, ASM411807v1, whole genome shotgun sequence DNA harbors:
- the LOC114189301 gene encoding uncharacterized protein LOC114189301: MSCGQCSSCNGGGNQNLSASFCGGSGSTDLGVSVMCYCGEKATLRTARTLKNKGKKFWGCPKYKSGSDQCGGCNYFKWFTDNEIEEKGWSSQKIEGMGGGKLKIEEMGCDGKLSIKNVEEMGCGGKKNAEKAAAVRSVVAEEMEKCMKSIENTAAVRSVVAEEMEKCMKSIENRLTMLTVVVGVLCVLNIIVVYVLVTKA, from the exons ATGTCGTGTGGACAGTGTTCATCCTGCAATGGTGGCGGAAATCAAAACCTAAGTGCGTCGTTTTGTGGTGGAAGTGGGTCTACAGATTTGGGCGTGTCAGTGATGTGCTATTGTGGAGAGAAAGCAACATTGAGAACTGCAAGAACATTGAAGAACAAGGGCAAAAAATTTTGGGGCTGCCCTAAGTATAAG AGTGGAAGTGATCAATGTGGTGGGTGCAATTATTTCAAATGGTTTACTGATAATGAGATCGAGGAAAAGGGTTGGAGCAGTCAGAAAATTGAAGGAATGGGTGGTGGGAAGctgaaaattgaagaaatggGTTGTGATGGGAAGCTGAGTATCAAGAACGTTGAAGAAATGGGTTGTGGTGGGAAAAAGAATGCAGAAAAGGCTGCTGCAGTGAGGTCTGTGGTGGCAGAAGAAATGGAGAAATGTATGAAGTCAATTGAAAACACTGCTGCAGTGAGGTCTGTGGTGGCAGAAGAAATGGAGAAATGTATGAAGTCAATTGAAAATAGGCTAACAATGTTGACAGTGGTAGTTGGAGTTTTGTGTGTATTGAATATCATTGTAGTGTATGTGTTGGTTACAAAAGCATGA